DNA from Cheilinus undulatus linkage group 20, ASM1832078v1, whole genome shotgun sequence:
AGGTGGCTGATTGATTGTTTCAGCAAATGAAACAAACTCCCGAGAGTCCAATGTATATATAAAACTACATTCATCCATCTCTCTTGAGGCTCTGGGGGGATTTTTGTTGAACAAATACAGTACTTCAGGATTCTAGGCTCAGTGCTTGTGGATTTTGCATCTGTTTTTTCAGGCATTTGTCCATCAGAACCAAACTCTGCACCGCCAGACTCCGGCAATCTCCATCAGGGTCTCCTTCAGCTACATCTGTGAAAATTAATAACAGAAAAGCACCATTAGATACCTGGTGAAACCATGCTGTAAGAGAATGTCTCAGTGTGACTTTAAAAGCAAAGCCACATTCTCAGATCCGTTTCCTTGCACGAGCAACAacatgtgataaaaaaaaagtctctagCACTGTCACTCCCTGCTATATGAGCTACTTTTATCCTCCGAGGGATAAAGGAACATCAAACTGTGGAGGAGCCAGTCACGTCATGGACAGCCTGTGTGGTACAGGACATCCTGGTTTCTCATCTAATTCCCAGAAATGCTCCGTCCAgctgtgggtgtgtgtgctCTATGGGTTTGTGTGTCATTGAAGGGACATCCCGGACAAAATTACACTGTGCAGGTGTAACCACAGACTTGCGTGCATTTATAGGAATCATGTTTTACAACTGAGTATGATACAAGCAACAGAGGAAGAACACTTGTCTTTTAAGTAAGAATCTGATGTTTGAATATGCAGCCCTGCTATGACACAACTAAAAAAATGCCCTGCTTTAATTCAACTTTAGAACTAGGTGATTATAATAAGATTTGTGTAAAAACATCTGCATTATTGTGACCAAGATACAAGAGGAGCAATGTCATTGAAAGTAGGGGTGGAACTTGCACAGTAACTTACAACACTACACATTATGAtaccatatgatatgataaaacacagtaaCAAACACAACAATATAACATTCCTTTAGACAACTTTATCCCAAGTTTGTAGATTTTAGAATAGAATTTAAGCCTTTAGCAGACTAACTGTGCACATCCCTAGCCCAAGATGATGATTTCATCAGAATACACTGATTATTGACATAATGCAAGGATGTCCAAACCTTTTTCTACAGAGGGCAGAGTAGAGAAAAATACAATGTTTCTATTAATGGATGACAAGGAAAGTAGCCAACCATAATGAAGGATTTTGCTGTGgacaatcagatttcaggggggccTGGTTGGACCCTGGCTACAGCTTGATCCGCCCCTGCTTAGCACAAGAATATTGCTTTATCtagcagaaaaagaagatgcTGACTCTTCTTCTCATTTAGACCCAAAACATCAGCAAAAACTGCACGAAGCTACCAAATTTTAGgagtgttggtgcttgaagatgattaCAGAGATATGCTTAGTGGACTGGACCTTGAGACGCAGCGGATAAAGGAGCAAATGCGCATGAATTTTGCTGCTATTGGCTTCAGTACATTTACTCAACTGTAACTGAGTAGTTattgggtacttgtactttttagtACATtctgaaatcagtacttttacttctacttaaggtGCAGTTTGTAagatttagcctagtagcatttagcagaacacACATGGttaatattaaacataaaaaacataaacaggcttatctaaactggtgttttaagaccctgtaaagtgaaaataaatctatatttaggtttgttgtatgacaagtcactgtgttatgaacccccaagtcaaatttcagtcaaataaaacatctccaagtttatcaaattaagcctcaaaatcatgaaaaatgaggcaggaaaatctgctccaggatggtgtgggtgtgtctgttgaatgagatgaagccacgcccactcaggaataaatacaatcctctcagatttaaaaatgttacaatttgaatggaggaaagctctCACAGCACTAGCCTGCCTCTTGTGCTTTTGTAGacctcagaagaagagacaaagtctgttttctggctcaaatctctgttatgatgcctTAAATGATTCATAGActactgtggctgatagatttgcaaatttacctcataattaacagaaaaacagcatttaactgactgttaactttcaataaaggcagtgacatcagctaaaaacaggctgtactgagatgaactgttctgtgattttatattgtagtgttagaggggcagggCCATTCCCTACCACGGGCTTATGACATCATGGGCCCACATATTGCcctgcccacatgaaaccaagccaggaaagtggtgaaaaactttctaacagtctaaatccagaattcagtcacatgtagatctcagtgttttcccaTGTTTACaccaaccatattccaacatatgtagagtgttaagacacaaactttggatttcactttacagggtctttaactaaGAATAAGCCTTTCAGTTTTAAATAGGGAGGTTCCCCTCCACCCTGGATTTCTGCATTTTGCATATTCTATAGTACAACAGACAAGACCAAATAACAGAAATCCATTTGTATAAATTCCACTGCTCGTCACATTTTACCACTAAAAGTGAGCTTGCAATCTATAATTTGACTATTTGATTTGGCCAATATGCCCACCTTGCCATCTATTTTCAAAGATTACTGCAGCTCTTTCCTATTGTAAAATATAAGTGCTAGAAAATCAATCATTGTATCACACAAGCCAGGGTGATTATATGTAGCAGTGCCACTATTATCCAACCCCTGATCagggtttttattttgtacctgCCAGCCAAGTTCTTGTctcaaacagctgatcaccGAGGTCTACCAGCAGGTTCTGAGAGTTCACgctcagaaaaacagagcagacagcGAAGAGGACACCTCGTCTCACCACCCTTCAACAGAGAGATGACAGGTTACAACTCTCACTGAAAGAAGAGAACAAAACATCCTGTGCAGACCTTGACGATGGTTCAGATTTGTTAGTTTTAAGTCTGACTTTCTTATTCTTAataaaccaaaatgaaaaaccTGATGCCAGGTAGAATACATACAGTAGATTAATCATAAATTGcactttttttgtgaaaacagTGGATTACAGCCCTGTGAGAGCTTTCTCACACTCTCCTCTCTGAAACACTGATATGAATCATACTTACTGGTCAACATGATAGCGCACAGCCCACACAAAGTCCAGCAACGCTCGACCCATCTGTGCTGCTATCTGCAAACAAATTGAATAACAGTTAAATCACCGGAGTCTCAGAGAAGTGAAGAATAGAAATAtgagttttattatttttatgctaGTACTGACTGAGATGAAACAGTGTTTGATAGCTTTTTGGTGTCAGTCTCTGACTTTAGAGGAACTGCATGGACAGATTTGAAGGAAATACCGTTGAGTTGGCTGCCAGATGCATAAAGAGGCCCAGTGTACGGATCAACCGCCCTAGCACCAGCTGGTCACTGCCCAACAGGTCAAACGTCACCTGAGGTCTAGCAGAGAGGTgttgattttagttttaaagagtttttgtaCAAGTAAGCATAAAAATCAGAGAAGGGACATCCTTACTTGTCAAAATTCCtgagcagaggaaaaaagaagtgtCCAGCGACTGGGGCATAACGGTTCAGGGTAGCTTTGGCTGGAGGCTTTGTCGCACCCTGTTGAGAGTGGGGAAAATGCTGTAATTTAACAccaaaacagcagaagaaaaatgtCTTCCTGCTTTGCCTACCTTACTGATGCGCCTCGTCTTGCTTTGAATCCGTTTCTCTACTTCTTCTCGCCAGTGAACGGGATTGTCACCGGGGTATGGAGTCAAATCAGTGCTGGCAGCAATGCTTAAAGATGTATCACTTATTTCTGTGACCGGTTTAGAGAGCTCTTGAGCTGCCAGAGCAAGAACCTGTTAACCCAAAAACAGCATCATTATTCCTTTGCAATTAATGGTAATTAAGAGTGCAGAATCTGAATTTATCTACCTCCAAGATGTCAAGTCGCTGGCGAAGACTGTAGTTCAAGGAGTAAAACTCTGTGGTCAGATACTGAGTCACCTAAAGTAAAGAGATGAAAGTGAGAAATCTGTACAAAACATTGTACAAATTGTGTCGTTAAAAGGCAGACAGTGTAAAACTGAGAATAAACATCATACAGGGATAGTGTCAATGACTGTGAGCGCCACCATGGTCGCCTGTCTGAGACTCATGAAGCCAAGAATGCTGTACTTATCCTCCATGTGAagaagcactttggtcagctgcACACTGATCTGGAAATGGtggaaaacaaagcaaagttTGAGGAGGGatctaaaaaaggcaaattatgtactttttttttttttttttacaaaataatctACCACTTCTTGCTATTAACTGATTAATCATTGAGTATGAAATGTAAGAGATTTGGGAATAGTATGCAAATATTTCCTAGATTCTAGAGAATTCTTTGGTCAAACcaaatacttgttttttttggtcatttatcGATTGCCaagccaattaaaaaaaacaaatgtggcaataaagtttcttttgctttaaataGTTAATGCTCTGGAGAGTTTAACTAAACTTGCTGATGTTCCTCTCACTACAAACCCATGCAATACAACCAAAAACTGCCCAGATCAGGGTAAATTAATTCACAATACTGCTGGGATATCAAAGTTTGTTCAGACACTTAATATTGGTTTTATCaattttattaataatatttattttcagaaaGTATATGTATAAATCTATGAAACATCCAAAAGCCAAAAGGCTTTGGTAATAAGATAAATCTGAAAGAAAGTGTAATGAATAAATCTGAAGCACTGTGTCTGTGTTGCTTGATGTACCTCTCTGGCTGCAAATGCGTTCTTTCTCACCAAACCCTCAGCAGCTCTCAAACTCAGCTCCACACGCATCGGATCATCAGAGGAAATTAAAGCTGGGTGGGTCAACAGATTAAAGAAAAGGTTAAAGCAGGAGGAAAAAACACAGCAGGATGAGATTTAATCAAACTATTGAGCCTCACTTTCCAGACAGTCTCGCAGGTAGCGTGGTGGAGATGCTTTACTTAGCTCCTGATCAGCAGACATGTCATAAGGAGTTAGCTCATCATCACTGTAAAGataaaaaactcagagtgaATACAGTTTAACTTAGTTTAACTCATAAATGTGATGTACATGGTCATAACTGAAGAAACTGACCTGTCCAGGTCAGACTCTGAGTCAGTTTTTGGAGCTTGATTCTGAGCAGAGCGAGGTGATTCCTCTTTGGTCTCTTGTGGAGAGTCAACTCTGAGGGTGACAGAACTCTATTGAATTAAATCAGTGCCTTGTATTCTTCTAAGGCCAACAATATTACAAGATTTGGCACATTAGtttcataaaataaacaatgaatgtaaccttatattttaatttttcatcctgCTCGGTTAACCctataaaatggtgaaatacTATGTGCTTGGAGAATAGCGATACAAGTTTGTTTTGTCCATGCAGCAGATAGCAAAGTcctaaatatcacatttttaaatttgtagaAAGTgctttatctatttatttatcctCAAAGTGACCATTATAGTGATGCAACTTACCTGTTTACAGGCTCAGCCTCTGATTCATCATCAGTAACAGGAGTCATTAGAGAGAGAAGCTCCTGTGTTTCTTCATCCTGATCGTactaaaacacaacacaaactcAGACTCTGCTTTCATCATAATGGTATTTCAAGTGATGAATCAATTTAAAAGCTTTGAGCTGCACAATAAATCCCTATTACATTAATACCACACTATGAGCACTCACAGTAAACACAGGAAAAGTCTGACTTTGTGTCGgttaaaaaatatagttttataGAAACAAGCACTGCTCTCTCTCAGCATGCACAGGTATTATCTATTGGATGGAGAACTGAGTACAATAACCATGCTTCAGACTATTTTGAGGTGGTACGATGAAGTTAAAGCTAGGTATCAAATAACCTCGGATTAGCTGGtgccatttgaaaaaaaaaaaaaccttgatgGGATTATTTTGGTTTCAGGAGAGAAACACTACAAACTCAGATACCGTGCATGAAAAACAGCAGGTGGAGGCAGAGCTATTAAAAAACTGTGAGGTATGGCTAATATGCTCCTCAGCCTCAGACAAGAGTTTATGTGGATATTTCTACATTAATCTCACCTCAAATTTGAGCTCTGCTCCGTTCATGTCCAAGCGAGAGCTCAAGCACTCTCCCACCACCATGCCAATATGCCTGATCCGCACCACACTGCTGTCCAGGTGACTCTGCATGCCGCCCAGCAGACACTGCAGCAAGTCTGAGGGAAGAGGAACATGACAAACAGGGAATACTTGTTACACTTTCACtactgaaatcatttaaaatctggctgtctgcaaattggatttttttctttttctacagaTAAACACTAAATTGACAAAAGTACTGATTATAAACtctaatcaatcaatcatttattttgtacCTGATCGCAGATTGTGTAGCTCAGTGTCGTTCAGTAGAGTCACGCTCAGCAGTAAAGCCTTGCTCACGTACAGCTGCTGCTCTAAAGGTGTGTGTTTCACTGCACTGGGGTTAGCCCAGGCCTGACACACAGACCGTAACACctaagaacacacacacatacatgtgAACATGTCTAAATCATCAATATAAACAGTACAACATGGTATCATGTTCAGCCTGGTGCATTTACCTGGATGAGCAGAGGGCGTCGATCTTTATCTGCTGCGAGGTAACCGAGAATAATCCTCAAGACTCGAGtctaaagcaaaaataaataaataaataaataaaacactcaaGCATCTTTTGATATTCACAAAATTATAATAGTTTACTTTTAGGGTTAAAAAATAAGTCCTTACCTCATATTTGTACTGCAGTAACAGCAGTTTATGAGTGATGACAAACtgggcttttttgtttgttagcacTAGATTACCAATGATCCTGCCCAAAGCTTTAGGCCTGAAACAAAGACCATTGTCATTGAAGCAGCGGGAAAACAGAGCTACCAGATGTAAAAATGTATATCACAGTCCTATTACTGTTTTTTACCCGCTGACAACCTGCACAAGACCTGTGAGCACACTCTCCACCCATCTCTGCGGGACGTTCTCAAACAGCTTCCAACAAACTCGCTGCCACACCATGTCTGAGCGGGTGCAGGCAGAGAGCCGAGGAGCCATCACAGCCAGCACCAGGGCtgcagagaagaggaggaaagagcaGAAGATGGTAGAAAAGATTTTGTATTGGAgctatttttaaatgacaaggGATTAAAAATTATAAGCATCTGGAAAATgtcttttctatttattttattttactttgagtTGATCTAATGGACCAAACTTATGCCTATGATACTTTATCAATCCATAATATTACAGGTTAATCAAAGCTTGTAGTGTGCTTGGCTGGCAGCTAGCTGGCTTCTTAATATTCATTGTACATTAATTTGTTGgttgtatttatcattttccaaGTGATTTCGTCTATACATTTTagaaaattgtgaaatattATCAGTCTGACAGAGCTTATAATGAAATCTAACCAAAACTAAATTAGACAAAAGCATGAGCTGAGATCAGACTATTTAACTGTTTGACTATTTGTGACCTGTTTGCACCAAGTGCTCATCTCTTCACttctttcacctttttttaacagtatCCCCCCGTCAACTTATTTTCCCTTTCTCGTTGCTGTTAACATTAAGCCATTAAGTAGTAAAATGACAAGTCAAATTTGCAGATAAATCTGTTATGAGTGCcatattttctaaatttaaaatatcaatatttggcACCAGTAATCTGATAACTGGATGACATGAGTagggatgatgatgatattgCTGTTTTGTCACACCATACTCAAAGCAGTACAAACTCACCACTGTGACCCTGGATGCAAAGTTTTCCAAGTGTCTGAGCCACAAATGTCAGGGAGCAGTCTGTGCCATCTGTTGAAAACATAAATCAGGACGAAATATGTCAACTTAAATTCACAGTAATGTATCTTTAACATCGGCTGGATTCAGTTATGTTGTTCCTTCACCTTTAAGTGCTTGGCATGTCTTCTCCAGAGCAGAGAGAATCTCTGCAGCCAGCAGTGGGTAATACTGCTGAGGGAGAAAAAGCGCCTTGTTGTTCAGGTGTAACTTGTTGGCAGTGACATCCGGCAGAGAGACAACACGTCCTAGCAGAGTCTCTCTAAGCTGGGGGGAGTCAGAGGGAGCCGTGTGAAGACAGTAGGACCACAGCAGGTCTGCGAGGCGGCTGCTCTGAAGGAACCTCTCTGTGATGCTGACCATGTGGTCAAGGCTTGCACTGGCactaaaataaagagaaaattacatttaataTGAGTGCAGATGGAGTGAGCATCCCATTTTTAACTTTGCAAACCTTAGCTCTCCTATCCCATCCATCAGCACCAGAAGCGCCTGCTCAGGAGGGCCTTGGAGGAAGAATCCGTCCCATAATTCTGTGCGCTGTGCTGTTGTGAGGCTGTGAAACCAGTCAGCCTGGATGTGACTGACAAGAAACTGAAGGGTGCGAGTGAAGTGAGCTCTCCTGAACTCTGTACGCTGGACTGATGTGGCTTTACTCTCAGGTCCATCATCCAGGTAACAGTGAAGAGTCTGAAGAGCGGTGATGATGTCTTTGATATCGGTGGATGAACTGAggatgtgaaaacactgagacacTGCCAGGCGAACCTCAGTATTTGGACTAAGGGGCTCCATCTTTTTCTACTTAAAGGAGCATTTCACTTTAAGTTTTTAAGAATAATTTTGCTCCACTTATATAGAGCTTTTAAGTTTTAATTAGACTGACGTAGCACACTCAGACTGTCTGACTGTACTATCATAAATTAATTCAATCCTGTTTTTAGCGAACTTTCCCTTTACTAGTGTAGCTGCAGCCATTGAGCATAGCGGCTAACGGCCAGATAGTGACGTCATGTTCAAAGTGCTTCAACCGTCCAGTAAATTAgcagaaatatatttatattttaaacaacCATTGGCAAATGAATAAGAGACAGCTGTTAGCCAATATACATTAATATACAACTCACTTTTTTCATAATACAATGCAGCATACATTTATGTGCTAACTGAAAGTGTATTAACAGCCATTGTCATAGCCAAATAATTATTGATGTGTAATATCTGAAGCTCCTACTGTCATGAAAAAACTGGAATGTCGCGCCGTGTGTTTTCTCTTCATGTGCTCCGTCAAAATACGTCCGTAGTAATcaaagaaggagagaaaaggtTCCGGGACAGTCAGCCTTGTGTAGCATTCAAGAATTCTAACAGTTTTTGTAACACTTAAACTAAACACACAAGGTTAGATTAGGCAGTCAGTTATTCGCTTATAAATTTAAACACATGCTTATATGTTACAAATTAAGAATATTTATTTACACATTTCTTATTTAATTAGTAAGCAACAACAAAATTTATCAATTACTATTTTTTCCGATAATATCAAGCTAATTAACCTGATGAAAAGGGAGACGAATGGTTGCTCGTTTTGACTGAAGTTGAcgaaaaatgtcaaataaataaataaacaatggGGGCTCTTCGAAACTGGATTAATGCAATGTAAGAAAACAGGCATTAAAAGcgtgaaaaagtaaaaataaggaTGGAAATAGCTACTACAGTCGTAGACTCAGAATTTTTCAGGAAGAGGGACAAAAGCACTCAAAAGTTGGAAAGTATTTAAACTGAAATACTAAAAGTACGTTACAAATTAAGATTATTACGagattaattatttttattctatgaTTAAACCCATTACAATGCCATAAAACAGATGGGGAATTATTTACTATTTATCAATTTAATTCCTAAATATGCACTGAAAATGAACCAAGGgagtttttgcaattttaatgcatttctccACTTTTGGACCTGtgctttatttaatttttcatgtcaAATATTGTCTTGTTACAGGCTAGTTCATAATATTTGCATCATATTTGCCTGCcatgtttatatgtgtttaagTCTATGCATACACACTTTCATACAGCTATGTATGCATTTTTGTGCATACATGGTGCAACATACATAGACACACCTATGTATGCTTTCCCTCGGCAATAATAcgtgcataaacacatctgtATATGCACATTCTGTGTAATAATATCAGCACTTTAAATCAACAGGCCAAGAACAAATGTGCAATTTTCTCAAGCACATTTAATCATGTGCAATACATCAAGACTTCAGCACTAGCACTTTACCACACACCTCCATGTGGGGCTTTTTAAATAATACCTTACTATTCATGTTGTTTGATCTACATGTAGTCtgattttatgtacatttttccttttcattatGTACATCCGCAATGTAAATAAACTGATAATGACCAATACGTCCAGTATACTGTTACTACATAAGTATTTGCTCTGATCAGATTAATATCTGTATATTCAAGGCATGCTGACTATTTCAATGTTGGAAAACATGTTGGGCTACAAATGATTTAGCTTATAACATGgcttttaagtattttcttctTCACTTTCACATGTTTTCCATGCGTGGGATGCCTGTTTCTGTCTCCTTTCAATATGCATAAATAACTTGATGCTTAGAAGAAAGTCAGATAACTACTGAGTTGCTTATTCTGACTTTCTAAACTATTGATTATGATATATATAccagttcattttttaaaattaaaacttctGGGGAGATTATGCAGgaaatgggccaaaaacaaTATAGATGCCTCTTCATCACCTAAAGAAACTAACAAGACCATCAGTGACAAGATTAACAGTTTCATTATTGTAATGTGTAATACCTGTGCCCATAGTGTTAGATGTCATAGATTATTTTCAGATCCTCAGCACCCCAGAGAAACAGCCTCTACATCACAATTCTTGATTAGTACAACATTTTTCTCctcaaaaacaatgttttatttcttaaaaaaaggaaaagaaaatacttacagtgcttaacaaatttattagaccaccctaaccctaaccaaagtaaggtttatgccacagctgcccaaaataaacagcattggtaattaccaaaatcatttttttatgtttctgcaatggttaatacaccaatatgtagaagctctttaaccgaaaaatttttaatgcttaaatgTAATTAtcattatccatgaattttcaaatttactgatttacaaaaaaacggaaaaaatagtaaagtacattgttttttcttgattaatatgtcaaat
Protein-coding regions in this window:
- the telo2 gene encoding telomere length regulation protein TEL2 homolog codes for the protein MEPLSPNTEVRLAVSQCFHILSSSTDIKDIITALQTLHCYLDDGPESKATSVQRTEFRRAHFTRTLQFLVSHIQADWFHSLTTAQRTELWDGFFLQGPPEQALLVLMDGIGELSASASLDHMVSITERFLQSSRLADLLWSYCLHTAPSDSPQLRETLLGRVVSLPDVTANKLHLNNKALFLPQQYYPLLAAEILSALEKTCQALKDGTDCSLTFVAQTLGKLCIQGHSALVLAVMAPRLSACTRSDMVWQRVCWKLFENVPQRWVESVLTGLVQVVSGPKALGRIIGNLVLTNKKAQFVITHKLLLLQYKYETRVLRIILGYLAADKDRRPLLIQVLRSVCQAWANPSAVKHTPLEQQLYVSKALLLSVTLLNDTELHNLRSDLLQCLLGGMQSHLDSSVVRIRHIGMVVGECLSSRLDMNGAELKFEYDQDEETQELLSLMTPVTDDESEAEPVNRVDSPQETKEESPRSAQNQAPKTDSESDLDSDDELTPYDMSADQELSKASPPRYLRDCLETLISSDDPMRVELSLRAAEGLVRKNAFAAREISVQLTKVLLHMEDKYSILGFMSLRQATMVALTVIDTIPVTQYLTTEFYSLNYSLRQRLDILEVLALAAQELSKPVTEISDTSLSIAASTDLTPYPGDNPVHWREEVEKRIQSKTRRISKGATKPPAKATLNRYAPVAGHFFFPLLRNFDKPQVTFDLLGSDQLVLGRLIRTLGLFMHLAANSTIAAQMGRALLDFVWAVRYHVDQVVRRGVLFAVCSVFLSVNSQNLLVDLGDQLFETRTWLADVAEGDPDGDCRSLAVQSLVLMDKCLKKQMQNPQALSLES